One stretch of Halobacillus litoralis DNA includes these proteins:
- a CDS encoding ABC transporter permease, with product MNKFFIMVAQTYKNRVKSKSFLITTIVTVALIFALSNLQSIIETFSDVDEEKKVAVVTDNEGWFQSLDQVVSMNDNLTLQKYDGSLEEAQAAVEEGDFQSVVEVEKGEEGLPEATYYANKIANTGESDPVRQALQQVKVQYVTEQANVDPAIIQQMNTPVTFELVALEESAKTAEELNQTRGLVYVMLFFLYFSVIMYGQMISTEVATEKSSRVMEILVSSVSPVSQMFAKIFGIALLGLTQFAILILAGYLGIQQSKTLGDGSMLEVFGFNDINPGTIIYAVVFFILGYLLYATLAATLGSLVSRLEDAQQLLAPMIMLIVAGFLIAMFGLGIPESTFITISSYFPFFTPLIMFLRVGMLEIPIWEIALSIGILIGSILLLALIGARVYRGGVLMYGKSTSLKDLKTALQLSKKEK from the coding sequence ATGAATAAGTTCTTTATCATGGTTGCCCAGACTTATAAAAACCGTGTTAAATCAAAATCTTTCTTAATTACCACAATTGTTACTGTCGCACTCATTTTCGCTTTATCGAATTTGCAATCCATCATTGAGACTTTCAGCGATGTGGATGAAGAAAAGAAAGTTGCGGTTGTGACGGATAATGAGGGCTGGTTTCAGTCATTAGATCAGGTCGTTTCGATGAACGACAATCTTACCCTTCAGAAATACGACGGAAGTCTAGAAGAAGCCCAAGCAGCGGTAGAAGAAGGAGACTTTCAATCTGTCGTTGAAGTGGAAAAAGGAGAAGAAGGGCTTCCTGAAGCGACTTATTATGCGAACAAAATTGCCAATACAGGTGAAAGTGACCCTGTCAGACAGGCACTTCAACAAGTGAAAGTACAGTATGTAACCGAGCAGGCCAATGTCGATCCTGCGATTATTCAACAAATGAATACTCCTGTTACTTTTGAGCTCGTAGCTCTTGAAGAGAGTGCAAAAACGGCAGAGGAACTTAACCAGACTCGCGGACTTGTTTATGTGATGCTCTTTTTCCTGTATTTTTCTGTCATCATGTATGGGCAGATGATCTCTACGGAGGTAGCAACAGAGAAATCAAGTCGCGTCATGGAAATTTTAGTTTCCAGCGTATCCCCTGTTTCCCAAATGTTTGCGAAGATTTTTGGCATTGCTTTGTTAGGTTTGACGCAATTCGCTATCCTTATTTTGGCTGGGTACTTGGGTATTCAACAAAGCAAGACCCTTGGAGATGGTTCGATGCTGGAAGTCTTCGGTTTCAATGACATTAATCCCGGCACAATCATCTATGCAGTGGTTTTCTTCATACTTGGCTATTTGCTTTATGCTACCTTAGCGGCAACCTTGGGATCGCTCGTCAGTCGTTTGGAGGATGCGCAGCAATTGTTGGCACCTATGATTATGCTGATTGTAGCTGGTTTCCTTATTGCGATGTTTGGCCTTGGAATTCCTGAATCCACCTTCATCACGATCAGTTCTTATTTCCCGTTCTTTACACCATTAATTATGTTTTTACGCGTAGGAATGCTGGAAATCCCGATTTGGGAAATTGCCTTATCTATTGGTATTCTCATCGGGTCCATTCTCTTACTAGCGTTGATTGGAGCACGTGTCTATCGTGGTGGTGTGTTGATGTACGGGAAGTCCACTTCCTTAAA
- a CDS encoding ABC transporter ATP-binding protein yields MTLRLEKVTKKFGSFTAVDDLSLEIPEKQIFGFLGANGAGKTTTFRMVLGLLDQTKGKISWNGGDIGYDQSHLIGYLPEERGLYPKLKVQEQLVYLAKLRGMRKSEAVQQIERWLERFKVPEYKNKKVEELSKGNQQKIQFISAVLHKPKLLILDEPFSGLDPVNVEMLKKAVIDLKEAGTSIVFSSHRMEHVEELCESLCILHHGSPVVHGKLKEIKKSFGKKNVKVIADFDLAFLESVPGVTKYKPLGDGCVLQIESEEIAQRIFEELQGKGFVRKFDLEEPTLNDIFIEKVGASYE; encoded by the coding sequence ATGACATTACGTTTGGAGAAAGTGACGAAAAAGTTTGGGTCATTTACAGCCGTTGATGATTTATCATTAGAAATTCCAGAAAAACAGATCTTTGGTTTTCTTGGTGCGAACGGAGCAGGTAAAACCACAACCTTCCGTATGGTACTTGGTTTGTTGGATCAAACAAAAGGTAAAATATCATGGAACGGCGGGGATATCGGCTACGACCAGAGTCATTTAATCGGATATTTACCGGAGGAAAGGGGACTTTATCCGAAGCTTAAGGTCCAGGAACAGTTGGTCTATTTGGCAAAATTAAGAGGGATGAGGAAGTCAGAGGCTGTTCAACAGATTGAACGCTGGCTTGAGCGGTTTAAAGTACCAGAATATAAAAATAAGAAAGTTGAAGAATTATCGAAAGGGAATCAGCAAAAGATTCAGTTCATATCAGCTGTGTTACATAAACCAAAATTGCTGATATTGGATGAACCTTTTTCAGGTCTTGATCCAGTTAATGTGGAAATGCTGAAGAAAGCAGTCATTGATTTGAAAGAAGCCGGAACATCGATTGTGTTTTCCTCGCACCGGATGGAGCATGTAGAGGAATTGTGTGAGAGTCTGTGTATTCTTCATCACGGTTCACCCGTGGTGCATGGAAAATTGAAGGAAATAAAAAAATCATTCGGGAAAAAGAATGTGAAAGTCATCGCAGATTTTGATCTTGCATTTTTGGAGAGTGTCCCTGGAGTTACGAAATATAAGCCATTGGGGGATGGTTGTGTACTCCAAATCGAGAGTGAGGAAATTGCTCAGCGTATTTTTGAGGAACTGCAAGGAAAAGGATTTGTACGCAAATTTGATCTGGAAGAACCAACGTTGAATGATATTTTTATTGAGAAGGTGGGTGCTTCTTATGAATAA